A genomic window from Accipiter gentilis chromosome 1, bAccGen1.1, whole genome shotgun sequence includes:
- the C1H2orf66 gene encoding uncharacterized protein C2orf66 homolog, with the protein MWKVVLLGLYTVLAVRGLAKGAPFQPEEKWKPLDNPRNRDLFFRTLQAYFSGRGLDLRKFPATFTMNNEGPRPVMFYSDPIASAFADYEERKNSFPNYFKG; encoded by the exons ATGTGGAAGGTGGTACTCCTGGGTCTATATACAGTATTGGCTGTGAGAGGATTGGCAAAGGGTGCTCCTTTCCaaccagaagaaaaatggaaacctCTAGATAACCCTAGAAACAGAGACCTG TTTTTCAGAACGCTCCAGGCTTATTTTTCGGGCAGGGGTCTTGATCTCAGAAAGTTCCCAGCTACTTTCACTATGAACAATGAAGGACCAAGGCCTGTCATGTTCTACTCAGACCCTATTGCTTCTGCATTTGCAgattatgaagaaagaaaaaattcttttccaaattattttaaaggctgA